The Thiogranum longum genome includes a region encoding these proteins:
- a CDS encoding uracil-DNA glycosylase family protein: MPDRSAVRQCKLDKLLAEVRACRACEAVLPFEPRPVLRASSSARLLIVGQAPGTRVHETGIPWNDPSGDRLRHWLGVEREFFYDERHIAIVPMGFCYPGRGKSGDLPPRPECAALWREQLLACLPDIELTLLIGHYAQQYHLPDAGRSTVTETVQRWREFLPDVIPTPHPSPRNQLWLRRNPWFEADLVPALQRRIREMFAGN, translated from the coding sequence GTGCCTGATAGATCGGCTGTACGGCAATGCAAGCTCGACAAGTTGCTTGCTGAAGTGCGCGCCTGCAGGGCGTGTGAAGCTGTACTGCCATTTGAACCACGCCCGGTGTTGCGCGCGAGCAGTTCAGCGCGTCTGTTGATTGTCGGACAAGCACCCGGTACCCGCGTACACGAAACCGGTATTCCCTGGAACGATCCCAGTGGTGACAGGTTGCGTCACTGGTTGGGAGTGGAGCGTGAATTCTTCTACGATGAGCGCCATATCGCCATTGTCCCCATGGGTTTTTGTTACCCGGGCCGGGGCAAGTCGGGCGACTTGCCGCCCCGGCCGGAGTGCGCTGCACTATGGCGGGAACAATTACTGGCCTGTTTACCGGATATAGAGCTGACCCTGTTGATCGGCCACTACGCACAGCAATATCACCTCCCTGACGCGGGTCGCAGCACGGTGACTGAAACGGTGCAACGCTGGCGTGAGTTTTTGCCCGATGTGATACCGACGCCGCACCCCTCGCCCCGTAATCAGTTGTGGTTGCGTCGCAACCCCTGGTTTGAAGCCGATCTGGTGCCGGCCCTGCAGCGGCGTATCCGGGAAATGTTCGCCGGAAACTAG
- a CDS encoding YbeD family protein: MEQQQTLLEFPCDFPIKAMGKAASGFETRALEIVRRHATDFKEGNMRIVASGKGNYLSATFVVRATSQAQLDALYRELTACEDMLMVL; encoded by the coding sequence ATGGAACAGCAACAGACACTCCTGGAGTTTCCCTGCGACTTTCCCATCAAGGCGATGGGTAAGGCGGCATCCGGCTTCGAGACCCGGGCGCTGGAGATTGTCCGCCGCCATGCAACGGATTTTAAAGAAGGAAATATGCGCATCGTGGCCAGTGGAAAGGGTAACTATTTATCAGCGACCTTTGTAGTGCGTGCTACCAGTCAGGCGCAGCTGGATGCCCTGTACCGTGAGCTAACAGCTTGCGAAGACATGTTGATGGTGCTCTAG
- the lipB gene encoding lipoyl(octanoyl) transferase LipB produces MTSVYATGTADSHSASEVGSPAVRRLGLSDYEPVWRQMQAHTEHRSGPGDDAIWLLEHRPVFTQGMNGKPEHLLAPGDIPVVEVDRGGQVTYHGPGQLVAYLMLDLRARNLGIRGLVELLEQSVIDWLGSQGISAHARRDAPGVYVDGAKIAALGLRVRRGCSYHGLSFNVDMDLEPFSRINPCGYAGMDVTQLRDLGVAGSVETVAQDWLPALLARLEQQKPG; encoded by the coding sequence ATGACATCTGTTTACGCCACAGGCACGGCAGATAGCCATTCCGCAAGCGAGGTGGGTTCACCCGCTGTCCGCCGGCTCGGTCTGAGTGACTACGAACCGGTATGGCGGCAGATGCAGGCGCATACGGAGCATCGCAGCGGTCCGGGTGATGATGCTATCTGGCTGCTGGAGCACCGGCCGGTGTTCACGCAGGGAATGAACGGCAAGCCAGAGCACCTGCTGGCGCCGGGTGACATCCCTGTTGTCGAGGTGGACCGTGGGGGCCAAGTGACCTACCACGGTCCGGGGCAACTGGTGGCTTATCTGATGCTTGATCTGCGGGCACGTAACCTGGGGATCCGTGGCCTGGTGGAACTACTGGAGCAGTCAGTGATCGACTGGCTGGGTTCACAAGGTATCAGCGCACATGCACGTCGTGATGCGCCGGGTGTATACGTGGATGGTGCAAAGATCGCGGCACTTGGCCTGCGTGTCCGGCGAGGTTGCAGCTACCATGGATTGAGCTTCAATGTGGATATGGACCTTGAGCCTTTTTCACGTATTAATCCCTGCGGCTATGCAGGAATGGACGTAACACAGTTGCGTGACCTTGGTGTTGCCGGCAGTGTTGAAACAGTTGCGCAGGACTGGCTGCCCGCTTTGCTGGCGCGGCTTGAGCAACAAAAACCTGGATAA
- the lipA gene encoding lipoyl synthase: MSEQQPKHQRGEAKTSRIPIKVEVTDRPMRKPAWIRAKSPAGPEVQRLKRVLRDQRLFTVCEEASCPNLGECFTHGTATFMIMGDICTRRCPFCDVAHGRPDPLDPEEPRHLAETIKAMGLRYVVVTSVDRDDLRDGGAAHFVDCIQSIREGNPDTRIEILVPDFRGRMDRALDILRAAPPDVFNHNLETVPRLYKKARPGSDYQWSLTLLKKFTQEHPGVPTKSGLMLGLGESIEEVERVMRDMRDHDVDMLTLGQYLQPSKHHLPVDRYVHPDEFEQLRVTGEAMGFSQVASGPMVRSSYHADQQAAGVL; the protein is encoded by the coding sequence ATGTCAGAGCAACAGCCCAAGCACCAGCGCGGCGAGGCCAAGACCTCGCGCATACCGATCAAGGTCGAGGTGACCGACCGGCCGATGCGCAAGCCAGCCTGGATACGTGCAAAATCACCGGCCGGGCCGGAGGTGCAGCGACTGAAGCGTGTCTTGCGTGACCAGCGTTTATTTACCGTTTGCGAGGAAGCTTCCTGTCCGAACCTTGGTGAGTGTTTTACGCATGGTACGGCGACCTTCATGATCATGGGTGATATTTGCACACGACGTTGTCCGTTCTGCGATGTGGCACACGGGCGGCCCGACCCGCTTGATCCCGAGGAACCGCGGCACCTGGCGGAAACCATCAAGGCGATGGGGTTGCGTTACGTGGTGGTTACTTCGGTGGATCGTGACGACTTGCGTGATGGTGGTGCAGCACATTTTGTCGACTGTATACAGTCGATTCGGGAAGGCAATCCCGACACCCGCATTGAAATACTGGTACCGGATTTCCGTGGTCGAATGGATCGCGCGCTGGATATACTGCGCGCGGCACCACCGGATGTATTCAACCACAACCTGGAAACCGTCCCGCGTCTTTACAAGAAAGCCCGCCCCGGTTCTGATTACCAGTGGTCACTGACACTGCTGAAAAAATTTACGCAGGAGCATCCTGGCGTGCCGACCAAGTCAGGGCTTATGCTGGGTCTGGGTGAGAGCATCGAGGAAGTTGAACGGGTCATGCGAGATATGCGTGACCACGATGTTGATATGCTCACACTTGGGCAGTACTTGCAGCCCAGCAAGCATCATCTCCCTGTTGACCGTTATGTTCACCCGGATGAATTTGAACAGCTGCGTGTAACCGGTGAAGCCATGGGATTCAGTCAGGTGGCCAGTGGACCGATGGTGCGTTCATCCTATCACGCGGACCAGCAGGCGGCCGGGGTGCTCTGA
- a CDS encoding YcgL domain-containing protein, translating into MRMQCLVYKSLRQFDYYLFVKKGEDMERVPDALKTLLGNLEFVTDVELHDQRKLAQADVVEVMAQIEAEGYYLQMPPRQGLDHDIS; encoded by the coding sequence ATGCGCATGCAGTGTCTGGTGTACAAGAGTCTCCGGCAGTTTGACTACTACCTGTTCGTTAAAAAAGGCGAGGATATGGAACGTGTGCCGGACGCACTGAAGACCTTGCTTGGAAACCTTGAGTTTGTTACGGACGTAGAACTGCACGACCAGCGCAAGCTGGCACAGGCTGATGTTGTTGAAGTGATGGCGCAAATCGAGGCAGAAGGTTATTACCTGCAAATGCCGCCACGCCAGGGACTGGACCATGATATCTCCTGA
- a CDS encoding MlaC/ttg2D family ABC transporter substrate-binding protein, translated as MRTMKTTQYTTWIFLTTLLFAGTASLAQAIPEPEAGNDPQPVIADTINQLIDRLEENREKIKQDDSIAYSISNELIAPHIDFPRIARLVVGKYWRNATDAQRKRLIEEIKTLLTRSYVTAMTSYVDEIIDHKDSIKYQPSRYKPGDRKASVRATIEIDKGKTVDVQYQVYLNDGKWKIYDIRIEGISLAITYRTSFGETIRREGIDSLIAQLEERNRKGEVELPASVSAPFKDQTGSANP; from the coding sequence ATGCGTACCATGAAAACCACGCAGTACACCACATGGATATTTCTGACGACACTGCTGTTTGCCGGCACGGCTTCTCTCGCCCAGGCCATCCCGGAACCCGAGGCAGGTAACGACCCGCAGCCGGTTATCGCAGACACCATCAATCAATTGATAGATCGCCTGGAAGAAAACCGGGAAAAAATCAAACAGGATGATTCCATTGCCTACAGCATCAGCAATGAGCTGATCGCACCACATATTGATTTTCCGCGAATTGCCCGCCTGGTCGTAGGGAAATACTGGCGCAATGCGACTGATGCGCAACGTAAACGCCTCATCGAAGAAATCAAAACCCTGCTGACCCGTTCCTACGTTACTGCAATGACCAGCTACGTCGATGAAATCATTGACCACAAGGACAGCATCAAATATCAACCTTCGCGCTATAAGCCGGGGGACAGAAAAGCCTCGGTACGCGCAACCATCGAAATTGACAAGGGCAAGACCGTGGACGTGCAGTACCAGGTTTACCTCAATGACGGAAAATGGAAGATTTATGACATTCGCATCGAAGGTATCAGCCTGGCCATTACTTACCGCACCAGCTTTGGTGAAACCATCCGTCGTGAGGGTATAGACAGCCTTATTGCACAGCTGGAAGAACGCAATCGCAAGGGCGAAGTAGAACTTCCCGCTTCAGTTTCTGCGCCTTTCAAGGACCAGACAGGCTCGGCAAATCCCTAG
- the xthA gene encoding exodeoxyribonuclease III, with protein MKLASFNTNSIRMRQHQLEKLVENHSPDIIGIQETKVQDEDFPLSMVEDLGYHAAFHGQKTHYGVAILSRQAPVAVRKGFPHDGDDAQRRLISADFELSDGRTLSVINGYFPQGESRDHETKFPAKEKFYRDLGALLESDYDPQQPVALMGDMNVAPLDQDIGIGADNAKRWLKTGKCSFLPEEREWLQKLADWGLTDTFRHHYPDIDDKFSWFDYRSRGFEREPKRGLRIDLVMATRPLMERSTDAGISYDIRAMTKPSDHCPVWARFDLE; from the coding sequence ATGAAACTTGCCTCATTCAATACCAACAGTATCCGCATGCGTCAGCATCAGCTGGAAAAGCTGGTCGAGAACCACTCGCCTGACATTATCGGCATACAGGAGACCAAGGTTCAGGACGAGGATTTTCCCCTGTCAATGGTCGAGGATCTGGGCTATCACGCAGCTTTCCATGGGCAAAAGACCCACTATGGCGTCGCCATACTTTCCAGGCAGGCACCTGTTGCAGTACGTAAAGGGTTTCCCCATGATGGAGATGATGCCCAGCGACGCCTGATCAGCGCCGATTTCGAACTTTCAGACGGGCGCACCCTCAGCGTCATCAACGGCTATTTCCCACAGGGCGAAAGCCGTGATCACGAGACCAAATTCCCGGCCAAGGAAAAATTCTACCGGGACCTTGGGGCGCTCCTTGAATCTGATTATGATCCACAGCAGCCGGTGGCGCTGATGGGGGACATGAATGTGGCGCCTCTCGACCAGGATATCGGCATTGGTGCCGACAACGCCAAACGCTGGCTGAAAACCGGCAAATGCAGTTTTTTACCGGAAGAACGTGAATGGCTGCAAAAACTGGCCGATTGGGGGCTAACCGATACCTTTCGCCACCATTACCCGGATATTGACGACAAATTCAGCTGGTTTGACTACCGCAGCCGTGGTTTCGAGCGTGAGCCAAAACGCGGACTGCGCATCGACCTGGTCATGGCAACCCGCCCGTTGATGGAACGTTCTACCGATGCAGGTATCTCATATGATATCCGCGCCATGACCAAACCCTCGGATCACTGCCCCGTCTGGGCACGATTCGACCTTGAATAA
- a CDS encoding insulinase family protein, whose product MSSVVADNSTVSPGQAPSRVHDAFEWVRSERIESLNLVIEEYRHRVTGAAHYHLAADIPENVFLVALRTVPMDSTGVAHILEHTALCGSKHYPVRDPFFMMIRRSLNTFMNAFTSSDWTAYPFASQNRKDFNNLMDVYLDAVFFSRLHELDFAQEGHRVEFAEMDNPDTELVFKGVVFNEMKGAMSSPASTLWQTLTKYLFPTTTYHYNSGGDPECIPDLAYEDLKAFYRTHYHPSNAVFMTFGDIPVFEHHARIHDKALSQFEKLDVHIAVGDEKRYHAPVYVQESYAFDEPGEVGDKTHLVMGWLLGPSINLKEQLEAQLLEGVLLDDSASPLRRALETTDLGSAPSPLCGLEASNREMSFVCGLEGSRPENTHAMEELVLDVLREVAEKGIEKSRIEAVLHQLELGQREISGDGYPYGLQLILEGLSCATHRGDPVGLMNLDPVLDELRELIQDPDYIPGLVRGLLLENCHRVHVTLVPDTALSARREAAEAERLAGMKAQMDDVQKQAVIAQAKALAERQSQEDDPSALPKVGLEDVPTEMHIASGEQEQVASLPLSFYPQGTNGLVYQQVVADLPQLDDELLDAFPGYSYSLAQLGCGGRDYLETQELQTSVSGGVNASSSMRGNVDDEQSLKGFFVLSGKALARNHAALGNLMRDTLESPRFDEYDRIRDLVAQHRAQCEQSVTGNGHGLAMLAASSGMSPGTALSHRLRGLAGIRSLKQLDDSFSDAGQVKVYADRLAALHESIRSAPRQFLLISEAERHAQVREELKQAWSSVQIDSSNHTPFVPGKVSARVREAWIANTQVNFCAKAYKTVPAEHPDAAALAVLPGFLRNGYLHRAIREQGGAYGGGASHDSDNAAFRFFSYRDPRLAETLDDFDHAVEWLLTEEHEWRLLEEAILGVISSIDKPASPAGEARDAFLCALHGRTPERRQAQRKRILDVTLDDLRRVGETYLRPEQASIAVVTSPASEGDCRTLGLDIQIL is encoded by the coding sequence ATGAGCAGTGTAGTGGCTGATAATTCCACGGTTTCACCCGGGCAAGCCCCTTCCCGTGTACATGATGCATTCGAGTGGGTCCGTAGTGAACGTATTGAATCCCTGAACCTGGTTATCGAGGAGTACCGGCACCGTGTGACCGGTGCGGCTCATTATCACCTGGCTGCGGATATCCCTGAGAATGTTTTTCTGGTGGCGCTTCGTACGGTACCCATGGACTCCACCGGCGTAGCACATATTCTTGAACATACCGCGCTGTGCGGCAGCAAGCACTACCCGGTACGCGACCCTTTCTTCATGATGATACGCCGTTCGCTGAATACGTTTATGAATGCGTTTACCAGCAGTGACTGGACGGCCTACCCGTTTGCCAGTCAGAATCGCAAGGATTTTAACAACCTCATGGACGTGTATCTCGATGCGGTGTTTTTCTCTCGCCTGCACGAGCTGGATTTTGCCCAGGAAGGCCATCGTGTGGAATTTGCCGAGATGGACAACCCTGATACCGAACTCGTATTCAAGGGCGTCGTATTTAATGAAATGAAAGGCGCCATGAGTTCACCAGCCAGCACTTTATGGCAGACCCTGACCAAATACCTGTTTCCAACCACCACTTACCATTACAACAGTGGTGGTGATCCGGAGTGTATACCCGACCTGGCTTATGAAGATCTGAAAGCCTTTTATCGCACCCACTACCACCCTTCCAATGCTGTGTTCATGACCTTTGGAGATATACCTGTCTTTGAACACCACGCGCGCATTCATGACAAGGCCTTGTCGCAGTTTGAAAAGCTTGATGTGCATATCGCAGTGGGTGATGAAAAACGCTATCACGCGCCTGTCTATGTACAGGAGAGTTATGCCTTTGACGAACCGGGTGAAGTGGGAGACAAGACGCATCTGGTAATGGGCTGGTTGCTTGGCCCCAGTATCAACCTGAAAGAACAGCTGGAGGCGCAGCTGCTGGAAGGTGTGCTGCTGGATGACAGCGCGTCACCGCTGCGTCGTGCCCTGGAGACAACTGACCTCGGGAGTGCGCCATCACCGTTATGCGGGCTGGAGGCTTCCAACCGGGAAATGAGTTTTGTCTGTGGTCTGGAGGGAAGCCGACCGGAAAATACGCACGCAATGGAGGAGCTGGTACTGGATGTGCTCCGCGAAGTTGCCGAAAAGGGTATAGAAAAATCACGCATCGAAGCGGTGTTGCACCAGTTGGAACTGGGACAGCGCGAAATTTCCGGTGACGGTTATCCTTACGGTTTGCAGCTGATCCTGGAGGGTTTGTCCTGTGCCACGCACCGCGGCGACCCGGTAGGGCTGATGAACCTGGATCCGGTACTGGATGAGCTGCGTGAGCTGATCCAGGATCCTGATTATATTCCTGGGCTTGTGCGTGGTTTGTTGCTGGAGAACTGTCATCGGGTTCATGTGACGCTGGTGCCGGATACCGCGTTGTCGGCGCGCCGCGAGGCAGCCGAAGCAGAGCGCCTGGCCGGCATGAAGGCACAGATGGATGATGTGCAGAAACAGGCTGTTATTGCACAGGCGAAGGCATTGGCCGAACGCCAGTCGCAGGAGGATGATCCTTCCGCGCTGCCCAAGGTCGGGCTGGAAGATGTCCCGACAGAAATGCATATTGCCTCCGGCGAGCAGGAGCAGGTTGCCAGCCTGCCACTCAGCTTCTACCCGCAGGGTACCAACGGCCTTGTTTACCAGCAGGTCGTCGCTGACTTGCCGCAGCTGGATGACGAGCTGCTCGACGCCTTTCCGGGCTACAGCTACAGCCTCGCTCAACTGGGTTGTGGTGGACGTGATTACCTGGAAACACAGGAATTGCAAACCAGTGTGTCGGGTGGCGTGAACGCCAGTAGCAGCATGCGTGGCAATGTGGATGACGAGCAGTCGCTGAAAGGCTTTTTCGTACTGTCCGGCAAGGCGCTGGCGCGCAATCATGCTGCGCTTGGCAATCTGATGCGCGACACGCTGGAGTCTCCGCGTTTTGATGAGTACGACCGTATTCGTGACCTGGTGGCGCAGCATCGTGCACAGTGTGAGCAAAGCGTTACCGGCAACGGCCACGGGCTTGCCATGCTGGCCGCTTCTTCCGGGATGAGCCCCGGCACGGCTCTTTCACACAGGTTGCGCGGGCTTGCGGGTATTCGTTCACTGAAGCAACTCGACGATTCCTTTTCTGATGCAGGTCAGGTAAAAGTCTATGCAGATCGGCTGGCAGCCCTGCATGAAAGCATTCGCAGCGCACCTCGCCAGTTCCTGCTGATCAGTGAAGCCGAACGGCATGCGCAGGTGCGCGAAGAACTGAAGCAGGCCTGGTCGAGTGTGCAGATCGATAGCAGTAACCATACGCCATTTGTACCGGGTAAAGTCAGTGCGCGTGTGCGTGAAGCATGGATTGCCAATACCCAGGTGAATTTTTGCGCCAAGGCCTACAAGACTGTCCCGGCAGAGCACCCCGATGCGGCTGCACTTGCAGTGCTGCCCGGTTTCCTGCGAAATGGCTACCTGCACCGGGCAATCCGTGAGCAGGGTGGTGCCTATGGCGGTGGTGCCAGCCATGATTCCGATAATGCAGCATTCCGTTTCTTCTCATACCGTGATCCCCGGCTTGCCGAGACACTGGATGACTTTGATCACGCAGTTGAATGGTTGTTGACCGAAGAGCACGAGTGGCGGTTGCTCGAAGAAGCGATTCTTGGTGTTATCAGCAGTATCGACAAGCCCGCATCGCCGGCTGGAGAGGCGCGTGATGCCTTTCTTTGCGCTTTGCACGGGCGCACGCCTGAACGGCGTCAGGCGCAACGTAAGCGAATACTGGATGTCACGCTGGATGATCTCAGGCGGGTAGGTGAAACTTACCTCCGGCCCGAGCAGGCAAGCATAGCTGTTGTCACCAGCCCGGCAAGTGAAGGCGATTGCAGGACGCTGGGTCTCGATATTCAGATTCTGTGA
- the zapE gene encoding cell division protein ZapE yields the protein MAPREHYRAALVTPGFHSDACQAKAVEYLQALYEALLEPPARRNFWQRLSGKQLPPVRGLYLWGGPGRGKTWLVDAFFGSLPFNKKRRVHFHRFMLEIHEALDALPKTPDPLLIVADQLAEHVRLLCIDEFHVTDVADAMLLAGLLEALFERQVTLVATSNIEPRRLYHEGLQRARFVPAIELIEQHTEVLVLDGSEDYRLALLQQGGTSLVGRDLEQARRWLREHLDALAGVSPTENGVLSLAGRELHTVALADGIAWFTFDELCLRPRSARDYLELGCEFHTLLLETVPVMSAEMDEGARRFMHLIDALYDHGVKLVMTVDATPGQLYTGQQLVQPFQRTASRLTEMASESYLSRPHQPG from the coding sequence ATGGCACCCCGCGAGCACTACAGGGCTGCGCTGGTGACACCGGGATTCCATTCAGATGCTTGCCAGGCAAAAGCTGTGGAGTATTTGCAGGCCTTGTATGAAGCTTTGCTTGAGCCGCCTGCACGCCGCAATTTCTGGCAGCGTCTGTCTGGCAAACAGTTGCCACCCGTGCGCGGTTTATACCTGTGGGGTGGTCCAGGGCGAGGCAAGACCTGGCTGGTGGATGCTTTTTTTGGCAGTTTGCCCTTCAACAAAAAACGTCGCGTGCATTTTCATCGCTTTATGCTGGAGATTCACGAGGCGCTCGATGCATTGCCAAAAACTCCCGACCCGTTGCTGATTGTGGCAGACCAGCTGGCAGAACACGTTCGCCTGTTATGTATTGATGAATTTCATGTTACCGATGTGGCCGATGCAATGCTGCTTGCAGGGTTGCTCGAAGCTTTGTTCGAGCGACAGGTCACGCTGGTGGCAACGTCCAATATCGAGCCCCGAAGGCTTTACCATGAAGGGTTGCAGCGAGCGCGCTTCGTTCCCGCAATTGAGCTGATCGAACAGCACACAGAAGTCCTGGTTCTGGACGGAAGTGAAGATTACCGGCTTGCCCTGCTGCAGCAAGGGGGTACCAGCCTTGTTGGCAGGGATCTGGAGCAGGCCCGTAGGTGGCTCAGGGAGCATCTTGATGCGCTTGCCGGCGTTTCGCCAACTGAAAACGGAGTGCTGAGCCTGGCAGGACGTGAATTGCATACAGTCGCGCTGGCAGACGGCATCGCCTGGTTTACCTTCGATGAGCTGTGTCTGCGCCCCCGCTCGGCGCGTGATTACCTTGAGCTGGGGTGTGAGTTTCATACTCTGTTGCTTGAGACTGTGCCGGTGATGTCAGCGGAGATGGACGAGGGTGCCAGGCGATTCATGCATTTGATTGATGCGCTCTATGATCACGGGGTCAAGCTGGTGATGACTGTAGACGCGACGCCTGGTCAGTTATACACGGGGCAACAGCTTGTGCAGCCTTTCCAGCGTACTGCCAGCCGGCTGACAGAAATGGCCAGTGAAAGTTATCTGTCACGCCCGCACCAACCGGGATAG
- a CDS encoding DUF2914 domain-containing protein, with the protein MVISAQVGAEEALVAGGEVARASFTTRIANREPTDRVLVLNPPATEVYFFTDLRNLEGHTVTHRWEYQGRAVSNVPFVVGGNRWRVFSKKVFPPDSFGEWSVTVLDDNGLPLYVELFRYEPVDAGRANLQKDLSEGEDIPAQDMPSTAGDSSE; encoded by the coding sequence ATGGTTATCTCTGCGCAGGTGGGCGCCGAGGAGGCACTTGTTGCAGGAGGTGAGGTGGCGCGTGCTTCATTTACGACCCGCATTGCAAATCGTGAGCCAACTGACCGTGTCCTGGTGCTGAATCCGCCTGCAACAGAAGTTTACTTCTTTACCGATTTACGTAACCTGGAAGGGCATACCGTGACCCATCGCTGGGAGTACCAGGGTCGTGCTGTATCAAATGTTCCTTTTGTCGTTGGTGGCAATCGCTGGCGGGTTTTTTCGAAAAAAGTCTTTCCACCTGACAGCTTCGGAGAATGGTCTGTGACGGTACTCGATGACAATGGCTTGCCACTGTATGTCGAGCTGTTCCGCTATGAGCCAGTAGATGCAGGGCGCGCGAATTTGCAGAAAGATTTGTCGGAGGGTGAAGATATACCGGCGCAAGACATGCCATCCACGGCCGGGGATTCTTCAGAATAA
- a CDS encoding PilZ domain-containing protein — protein MRSFIRHPSDIPIEYKMDDNDSGAGKEHLHDIGHGGLAFSSPRKLAVGAPITIRISHLRPAFEVEGRVAWCRKEDGGFTVGVSFLQAGDRFRVRMVEQVCHIEHYKSEVLETEGRLISGEQAACEWIDRYAGSFPVLDDDEVS, from the coding sequence ATGCGTAGTTTTATACGCCATCCATCTGATATACCTATTGAATATAAGATGGATGATAACGATTCAGGTGCTGGCAAGGAGCACTTGCATGATATCGGACATGGGGGTTTAGCATTTTCTTCCCCGCGAAAACTGGCGGTAGGGGCACCCATAACCATCCGGATTTCCCATTTGCGGCCGGCTTTCGAGGTAGAGGGTCGCGTTGCATGGTGCAGGAAGGAAGATGGCGGATTTACGGTTGGCGTCTCTTTTCTGCAGGCGGGCGACCGCTTCCGGGTACGCATGGTGGAACAGGTATGCCATATCGAGCACTACAAATCGGAGGTGCTGGAAACCGAGGGGCGTTTAATTAGCGGTGAACAGGCGGCGTGTGAATGGATTGACCGATATGCAGGTAGTTTCCCGGTGCTGGATGACGACGAGGTCAGCTGA
- a CDS encoding YdcH family protein has translation MNNPLSEEEIQALQHKLEELRLEHRDLDDVIHHLVQSDYPDQLQLKRLKMRKLRLRDSIEIIQSRLIPDLDA, from the coding sequence ATCAACAACCCGCTTTCGGAAGAAGAAATCCAGGCCCTTCAGCATAAACTGGAGGAGTTGCGTCTTGAACACCGGGACCTCGATGATGTAATTCATCACCTGGTTCAGTCAGACTACCCCGATCAACTCCAGCTAAAACGCCTGAAAATGCGCAAGTTGCGCCTCAGGGATTCCATAGAAATAATTCAAAGTCGGCTTATTCCCGACCTTGATGCCTGA
- a CDS encoding DUF3301 domain-containing protein — MSGSSGLLLLILLGLLIWLWQNSLRARESAIRAAREACQQQHFQLLDGSIVLQRLMPGRQENGRLSLRRTFLFSYSEDGLQRKTGFVIMSGNHIEQVGL; from the coding sequence TTGAGCGGCTCATCCGGTCTGCTGCTGCTTATCCTGCTCGGCCTGCTGATCTGGCTGTGGCAGAACAGCCTGCGGGCACGGGAATCCGCCATACGCGCCGCCCGCGAGGCCTGCCAACAGCAGCATTTTCAATTGCTCGACGGCAGCATTGTCCTGCAGCGTCTCATGCCAGGGCGCCAGGAGAATGGTCGGCTGTCACTGCGCCGCACCTTCCTGTTCAGCTACAGTGAAGATGGACTGCAGCGCAAAACCGGCTTTGTCATTATGTCGGGAAACCATATCGAACAAGTGGGCTTGTGA